taaaaaattatagtaatatttcattatcaatgtTGACCTGACAGTTTatataagtggtaatcagattaccatcttcaccttaggtatttaaagattattggagtaatattgagtttattataattattataattatattattatttattaattttttgagataaaataaatttatttttaattaatataacaaataatataaaaagtatttaaaaataattatattcaagggtatttaaataaaataatttattagtaatattttgttacctttaaccaaacacaataattatttatacctaccaaattttatcaaacatagtaattatttatattcagtaatcttctaagtaatctatcttcaaggtaatctttttattttagtaataaaacattatccaaactaaacgcCCGCTAAGAAgagcaaataaaaaatagttttaattaattatttcaaccATTGCCTTTTAAACAAAATCTTGATTTAACACTGGACTCAGAAAATAACAAGCCGAAAGCTGAAATCTTGGGTGTGCAATATTGATGGTGAGAAGAGAAGTCAAAATTTATGACTTTTGAGCTGAAATCCACTTCCACTACACGCCCTGTCTTCTTATCAAATTACCTTGAACTTCTACAGAAGTCAAGCTTTTCAACGCATCAAGAATAAAGGATATATCTGTACTCATCTTTTTAACCCTCCTGAATTCTGCAATATTGGATATAGCAACCCACCCTTGGCCATCCATCAGTGAGATCAAGTACGGGTCATCACGAAGATTTTCATCGCTGAAGTAGTATTCGATTTGCTTCCTGACGCTATCCTTCAAAGCTGCGGGTGGCATAGTGGCAGCTGGATTCATATGTGGAGCCAAATATGGAGACACATAGTTCAGAGCCTGTGTAGGAAAGCCTGGAACAAGTGTATATCCACAACCCAGATCCCCAACATAAAATCCTTGATAAATCCTGCCGACAGTATCAACAGCATCAACGAGGGGAACATGAACAAAAGGTTGCACAAGTGTAGGATGTGCACAGTAAGGCTGCTGGTTAGCGACAGAATGAAGTTGAGATTGATAGGGAAAAGGAATGGGCATATCTAAATTACGTTGAGCCATGGGgaacaaaacacaaattaagAATGTAGTACAGAAAGGAAAGCCAAAAGAATTGTGTAACAAATGATTGAATTGGAAGGCTGAAGAGTGTAATGATTTTATAATGGTTCAATCCTAATCCTCTAGTGACTCTGGTTTCGTATAACTAATTTTAAAGGAATTCCTTTTTCCTAAATGGAGACTAATTATTATTCTCTGGAAAAATCctggaaataaaaaagaaagatgtctgacaatgaaaaaaagtttttcaatttaGCGGTTACGggtaagatatatatatatttttgtgtgtgtgtatatatatatagtggtGATGAAAAATGAAGATATAAACCAAAATTTATGATCTAACAACTAACAGCTatggaaaaaatgaaaagtttaaCTATGTAgccatttttttattataaagaaagaGCTGATTAATTGTATCAGttatgtgattatatgatgaagAAATCAATAATGATAATCAGTTGTGACTATTAAATTCAAATACTACGCTAAGTGAATAAACCATTTATCTAGATACTAAGTAATTAGATGAATTAGAAATTCTAATAGCACAATGATTACGAATTAGCCTAATCCCTCTTCAAACTTAACTTTCCAATTTCTAATGGCTGTTGTGTCCTACATTACCTTTAGCTTCTTCCTCAAAGATCTTCTGCATTGTGTTCTCTttctgtgattttttttttctcttgaaaaaagtaaaaaggaACTGTTCGATTTAAGTTAATAGTAAAATGTTGAATCTCAGCCAAGTGAAAGAACTTTTGTGATGCATTATTCTCCTATCCACAAGATGATGGGGGACTAAGGAATTCAATTCGTGCAAGGAAAACGAGGCCGAAGCATGGACAGAAAAGATGCCGAAGGATAATCCAAGGCAAGAGGGAGGTTAGGTAAAAGACAGTTTACAAGAATGGTATGACTGAGAGTTATCAGTATAAACTGGTGCGGTCTACTGATGGTGCTCTTAATTCCTTACCACATGAGGGAGGAAGATAAGAGCATGAAGGCTAAGTCCCAGCCTCTTCCACTAGAAATGGCTTCTTCTCTTAAGGCTTCTTGCCAGTAGTGATAAAGACCTTGCTTATCTATCTTGAGAAAGAGGGCACATAGAAAGATAACTAGATCAATGTCTTCCATCGTCTTCATCTGCAAGGTGAATGAAGACAAGATTAATGAAAGACTATGGAAAGAAAGTGGTGGGGTAGAAAACGTTAAAAACATGGAAGGAACAACTCAAACGCTAGAGAATGATGTAACACATGACATGAAAGTTTATGATGATGTGACAACTTATTTGGAAATATGATATGATGATATGGGCTTGTAAGATGATGTGGAGCTATGTAAGAAGCCTAATAAATGCCAAATAATGATTCTTAGTTGAgtagagtttaatttaaatcatgtTTCCTTGtggagtttggtttaaattaaatttcctaGTCTAAAATAGTTAAGTGAGTCTTTGATTAATATTAAAGTTCTATGTTAATTTATGGAATAAAAAGCTTTAGGATTATTTGTTaagaaaaacttaattttaattaggagtctattaaatttatttcctAGAGTCTAAAGTTTCCTAAAATTTGGAATTAGtt
This is a stretch of genomic DNA from Mangifera indica cultivar Alphonso chromosome 11, CATAS_Mindica_2.1, whole genome shotgun sequence. It encodes these proteins:
- the LOC123229689 gene encoding la-related protein 1A-like, yielding MAQRNLDMPIPFPYQSQLHSVANQQPYCAHPTLVQPFVHVPLVDAVDTVGRIYQGFYVGDLGCGYTLVPGFPTQALNYVSPYLAPHMNPAATMPPAALKDSVRKQIEYYFSDENLRDDPYLISLMDGQGWVAISNIAEFRRVKKMSTDISFILDALKSLTSVEVQGNLIRRQGV